A genome region from Clupea harengus chromosome 7, Ch_v2.0.2, whole genome shotgun sequence includes the following:
- the LOC105891660 gene encoding galactosylceramide sulfotransferase yields MVKQRRQWRSICKGLVLGTLLTSCMILLYCLSSPQIQFNLPEVPVPYSCAHRPAQAYAAPDTNTSQHGRDQTLCVPKVDIMFMKTHKTASSTLLNILFRFGEKHRLKFAFPSSRNDFSYPSTFHRFQVKDYKPGMCFNIICNHMRFNATEVAKVLPMDTTYITILRDPAELFESSFHYFHNLVPLTWTIPGEDKFAEFLRDPKYYYDSNGYNSFYLKNLLFFDLGQDNNLEPSDPHVEAGIQAITKRFQLVMLVEYFDESLILLKDILCWEMDDLLFFKLNARMDSTVSKMTPELRAKALEWNTADWKLYKHFNATFWRKVDAYGRERMAHDVANLRQRNAEMVGVCIEGGQAVEAGSIEETAMKPWQPIGEKSIMGYNLKKNVDKTHRKLCRKMLTPELQYLTELGVNLWITKLWGHIREVINW; encoded by the exons ATGGTCAAGCAACGGAGGCAGTGGAGGTCTATTTGCAAAGGCCTTGTGCTGGGTACCCTCCTGACCAGTTGCATGATCCTGTTATACTGTCTGTCATCACCACAGATCCAGTTCAACTTGCCTGA AGTTCCTGTGCCTTATTCTTGCGCACATCGTCCGGCTCAAGCATACGCGGCTCCGgacacaaacacctctcaaCATGGCCGGGATCAGACGCTCTGTGTCCCTAAAGTGGACATCATGTTCATGAAGACGCACAAGACAGCCAGCAGCACACTCCTCAACATCCTCTTTCGCTTCGGGGAGAAGCATCGGCTCAAGTTTGCCTTTCCGAGCAGCAGGAATGACTTCTCCTACCCCTCCACCTTCCACCGCTTTCAGGTGAAGGACTACAAACCAGGGATGTGCTTCAACATCATCTGCAACCACATGCGTTTCAACGCCACTGAGGTGGCCAAGGTGCTCCCCATGGACACAACCTACATCACAATCCTGCGAGATCCGGCAGAACTCTTTGAGTCCTCGTTTCACTACTTTCACAACTTGGTACCTCTGACCTGGACTATCCCAGGGGAGGATAAGTTTGCTGAATTCCTCAGAGACCCCAAATACTACTATGACTCGAATGGCTACAACTCGTTCTACCTCAAGAACTTGCTCTTCTTCGACTTAGGGCAAGATAACAATTTGGAGCCGAGTGACCCTCATGTGGAGGCGGGCATCCAGGCCATCACCAAACGCTTCCAGCTGGTGATGCTGGTGGAGTACTTTGACGAGTCCCTtatcttgctcaaggacatTCTCTGCTGGGAGATGGATGACCTGCTCTTCTTCAAACTGAACGCCCGCATGGACTCGACCGTGTCAAAGATGACTCCGGAGCTGAGGGCCAAGGCGCTTGAGTGGAACACCGCGGACTGGAAGCTGTACAAGCACTTCAACGCCACCTTCTGGAGGAAAGTGGACGCCTACGGGCGGGAGCGCATGGCGCACGACGTGGCCAACCTCCGGCAGCGGAACGCAGAGATGGTGGGCGTTTGTATCGAGGGCGGCCAGGCCGTGGAGGCGGGGAGCATTGAGGAGACCGCCATGAAACCCTGGCAGCCTATAGGCGAGAAGTCCATCATGGGCTACAATCTGAAAAAGAATGTGGACAAAACGCACCGTAAACTCTGCCGCAAGATGCTCACGCCGGAGCTGCAATACCTCACCGAGCTTGGGGTGAACCTATGGATCACCAAACTGTGGGGTCACATAAGGGAAGTTATTAACTGGTGA
- the LOC105891692 gene encoding LOW QUALITY PROTEIN: vacuolar protein-sorting-associated protein 36 (The sequence of the model RefSeq protein was modified relative to this genomic sequence to represent the inferred CDS: inserted 1 base in 1 codon) has translation MDRFTWSNGLLEIHETLVIQQRGVRLYDGDEKAKLEVGIVMLTTHRLIWRDQKNHECCISIPLSQVIFFEEQAAGIGKSAKIVVHLHACPANKEPGPYQQSKFXYIKLSFKEHGQIEFYRRLTEELTQKRWENTPASQPIPTATGSQAGRTRAVGIVGIERKLEEKRKETDKSISEAFEDLSKLMVKAKEMVELSRSIANKIKDKQGNITEDETIRFKSYLLSMGIADPVTRETHGSGTHYHMQLAKQLGDMLQAPLEERGGMMALTEVYCLVNRARGMELLSPEDLVNACKMFESLKLPLRLRVFDSGVMVVQLQSHSEEEMIASALDNVSDKGSLTAEEFAKLLGLSVLLAKERLLLAEKMGNLCRDDSVEGLRFYPNLF, from the exons ATGGATCGTTTTACATGGTCTAACGGTTTATTGGAAATTCATGAAACGTTGGTGATTCAGCAAAGAGGTGTCAGACTGTATGATGGAGATGAAAAGGCTAAACTGGAGGTTGGGATTGTCATGCTAACTACCCATCGGCTGATATGGAGGGATCAGAAGAATCACGAGTGCTGCATTtccatacctctctctcagGTAATCTTCTTCGAAGAACAAGCAGCTGGCATCGGAAAGAGTGCAAAGATAGTAGTTCATTTGCACGCATGCCCAGCCAACAAGGAGCCTGGTCCATACCAGCAGAGCAAGT CCTATATCAAGTTGTCTTTCAAGGAGCACGGGCAGATTGAGTTCTACAGGAGACTGACAGAGGAGTTGACACAGAAGAGATGGGAAAACACACCAGCCTCTCAACCCATCCCGACAGCAACAGGATCTCAGGCAGGAAGAACTCGTGCAGTCGGAATAGTAGGCATTGAGAGGAAACTGGAAGAGAAACGCAAGGAAACAGACAAGAGCATTTCGGAGGCATTTGAGGACCTCAGTAAACTCATGGTGAAAGCCAAAGAGATGGTGGAACTGTCAAGATCCATTGCCAATAAAATCAAGGACAAGCAAGGGAACATCACAGAAGACGAAACCATCCGTTTCAAGTCCTACCTGCTCAGTATGGGCATAGCTGACCCTGTAACTAGGGAAACCCATGGTTCAGGGACACATTACCACATGCAGCTGGCGAAACAGCTGGGTGACATGCTGCAGGCCCCACTGGAAGAACGTGGAGGTATGATGGCTCTGACAGAGGTGTACTGTCTGGTTAACCGGGCCAGAGGGATGGAGCTGCTTTCTCCAGAGGACTTGGTGAATGCCTGTAAGATGTTTGAGTCACTGAAACTTCCTTTGAGGCTGCGAGTATTTGACAGCGGTGTCATGGTGGTCCAGCTTCAGTCCCATAGTGAAGAGGAGATGATCGCTTCAGCTCTGGATAATGTATCTGACAAGGGTTCCTTGACCGCTGAAGAGTTTGCCAAACTTTTAGGGCTGTCTGTTCTGCTAGCTAAGGAGAGACTGCTGCTGGCTGAAAAGATGGGAAACTTATGTCGGGATGACTCAGTAGAGGGCTTGCGATTTTATCCGAACTTATTTTGA